One genomic window of Punica granatum isolate Tunisia-2019 chromosome 1, ASM765513v2, whole genome shotgun sequence includes the following:
- the LOC116188112 gene encoding 1-aminocyclopropane-1-carboxylate oxidase homolog 1-like isoform X1 translates to MAVSNQNKSIPAEDESKYDRRNRELRAFDETNAGVKGLVDAGIDKVPSIFNCTEFGFNGYLNATPDGPGFDIPIIDLDGIQTDPARRSEIIRQVQDASEGWGFFQVINHGIPSSVLEETIDGIRQFHEQDTGVKKRFYTRDLRSKVIYMSNFDLYEAPAANWRDTFVCGVVPNPPDPEELPGVCRWDIIREYSMQMKSLGITLFELISEALGLKRGYLKELVEDEERILLVGHYYPPCPEPELTLGSTSHQDDDFLTILLQDQIGGLQVLHQNHWVDVVPDRGGLIVNVGDLLQLISNDKFISVQHRVLAKREGPRISVACFFKLQYPKGDAPRHLGPIQELISEGNPPVYRHINVKEYFDHFYGKGLDGNPALTPFRL, encoded by the exons ATGGCAGTCTCCAATCAAAACAAGAGCATTCCTGCAGAAGATGAGAGCAAATATGACCGAAGAAACAGAGAACTCAGAGCCTTCGATGAAACAAATGCCGGTGTTAAGGGACTAGTAGATGCTGGTATCGATAAAGTCCCATCCATCTTCAACTGCACAGAGTTCGGCTTCAATGGTTACCTGAATGCAACACCAGACGGACCCGGATTCGACATTCCCATCATAGACCTTGATGGCATCCAAACAGACCCTGCTCGGCGATCCGAGATAATTCGCCAAGTCCAAGATGCATCTGAGGGATGGGGATTCTTCCAGGTCATCAATCATGGGATACCCTCAAGTGTTCTGGAGGAGACCATAGATGGGATCCGCCAGTTCCACGAGCAGGACACAGGGGTGAAGAAACGGTTCTACACAAGGGACCTGAGAAGTAAGGTTATTTACATGTCAAACTTCGATCTGTATGAGGCACCGGCTGCTAACTGGAGGGACACTTTCGTTTGTGGTGTGGTGCCTAATCCACCAGATCCCGAAGAATTGCCTGGAGTTTGCAGGTG GGATATTATCAGAGAATACTCGATGCAAATGAAATCACTTGGGATCACGCTCTTTGAGTTAATATCAGAAGCTCTAGGCCTGAAACGGGGTTACCTGAAAGAATTGGTCGAAGATGAAGAGAGGATTCTTCTTGTAGGGCACTACTACCCACCGTGCCCCGAACCCGAGCTTACTCTGGGCTCTACAAGCCACCAGGATGATGACTTTCTCACCATACTCTTACAGGACCAAATCGGTGGGCTTCAGGTTCTTCATCAGAACCACTGGGTTGATGTTGTTCCAGATCGTGGCGGCCTCATCGTCAATGTCGGTGATCTTCTCCAG CTCATATCCAACGACAAGTTTATAAGTGTCCAGCACAGGGTGCTAGCCAAGAGGGAAGGCCCGAGGATCTCAGTGGCATGTTTCTTTAAGTTGCAATATCCGAAGGGAGATGCACCAAGACACCTAGGACCAATCCAGGAGTTAATATCGGAAGGAAATCCACCGGTCTACCGGCACATCAATGTGAAAGAGTACTTTGATCACTTCTACGGTAAAGGGCTCGATGGCAACCCTGCTTTGACTCCTTTCAGGTTGTGA
- the LOC116188112 gene encoding 1-aminocyclopropane-1-carboxylate oxidase homolog 1-like isoform X2 gives MAVSNQNKSIPAEDESKYDRRNRELRAFDETNAGVKGLVDAGIDKVPSIFNCTEFGFNGYLNATPDGPGFDIPIIDLDGIQTDPARRSEIIRQVQDASEGWGFFQVINHGIPSSVLEETIDGIRQFHEQDTGVKKRFYTRDLRSKVIYMSNFDLYEAPAANWRDTFVCGVVPNPPDPEELPGVCRDIIREYSMQMKSLGITLFELISEALGLKRGYLKELVEDEERILLVGHYYPPCPEPELTLGSTSHQDDDFLTILLQDQIGGLQVLHQNHWVDVVPDRGGLIVNVGDLLQLISNDKFISVQHRVLAKREGPRISVACFFKLQYPKGDAPRHLGPIQELISEGNPPVYRHINVKEYFDHFYGKGLDGNPALTPFRL, from the exons ATGGCAGTCTCCAATCAAAACAAGAGCATTCCTGCAGAAGATGAGAGCAAATATGACCGAAGAAACAGAGAACTCAGAGCCTTCGATGAAACAAATGCCGGTGTTAAGGGACTAGTAGATGCTGGTATCGATAAAGTCCCATCCATCTTCAACTGCACAGAGTTCGGCTTCAATGGTTACCTGAATGCAACACCAGACGGACCCGGATTCGACATTCCCATCATAGACCTTGATGGCATCCAAACAGACCCTGCTCGGCGATCCGAGATAATTCGCCAAGTCCAAGATGCATCTGAGGGATGGGGATTCTTCCAGGTCATCAATCATGGGATACCCTCAAGTGTTCTGGAGGAGACCATAGATGGGATCCGCCAGTTCCACGAGCAGGACACAGGGGTGAAGAAACGGTTCTACACAAGGGACCTGAGAAGTAAGGTTATTTACATGTCAAACTTCGATCTGTATGAGGCACCGGCTGCTAACTGGAGGGACACTTTCGTTTGTGGTGTGGTGCCTAATCCACCAGATCCCGAAGAATTGCCTGGAGTTTGCAG GGATATTATCAGAGAATACTCGATGCAAATGAAATCACTTGGGATCACGCTCTTTGAGTTAATATCAGAAGCTCTAGGCCTGAAACGGGGTTACCTGAAAGAATTGGTCGAAGATGAAGAGAGGATTCTTCTTGTAGGGCACTACTACCCACCGTGCCCCGAACCCGAGCTTACTCTGGGCTCTACAAGCCACCAGGATGATGACTTTCTCACCATACTCTTACAGGACCAAATCGGTGGGCTTCAGGTTCTTCATCAGAACCACTGGGTTGATGTTGTTCCAGATCGTGGCGGCCTCATCGTCAATGTCGGTGATCTTCTCCAG CTCATATCCAACGACAAGTTTATAAGTGTCCAGCACAGGGTGCTAGCCAAGAGGGAAGGCCCGAGGATCTCAGTGGCATGTTTCTTTAAGTTGCAATATCCGAAGGGAGATGCACCAAGACACCTAGGACCAATCCAGGAGTTAATATCGGAAGGAAATCCACCGGTCTACCGGCACATCAATGTGAAAGAGTACTTTGATCACTTCTACGGTAAAGGGCTCGATGGCAACCCTGCTTTGACTCCTTTCAGGTTGTGA
- the LOC116203537 gene encoding deacetoxyvindoline 4-hydroxylase-like encodes MLGPLCLFFRDILIGYSAQVRQLAYTLLKLISEALGLKPSYLKEMECAEKMLILGHYYPSCAEPELTMGMTTHADNYILTILLQDHIGGLEVLYENQWVEVVPLQGALIVNIGNLLQVLSNDKFISVNHRVLSKKKGPRISVATFFGAQDMMGNGSRFYGPIPELISGENPPVYRNIDLKEYMDYYIGKGLNGSSALTPFRI; translated from the exons ATGTTGGGACCATTGTGCCTATTTTTCAGGGACATACTCATAGGGTACTCAGCACAAGTGAGGCAACTCGCGTACACTCTGCTCAAGTTGATATCGGAGGCTCTGGGGTTGAAACCAAGTTACCTGAAGGAAATGGAATGTGCTGAGAAGATGCTGATACTGGGACACTATTACCCTTCTTGCGCGGAACCGGAATTAACAATGGGCATGACAACCCACGCAGACAATTACATCTTGACCATACTCCTGCAGGATCACATCGGGGGTCTCGAGGTTCTATATGAAAATCAGTGGGTTGAGGTTGTTCCATTGCAGGGAGCTCTCATTGTCAACATTGGCAATCTTCTTCAG GTATTATCGAACGACAAGTTTATCAGTGTCAACCACAGGGTActgtccaaaaaaaaaggcccaAGGATTTCAGTTGCAACCTTCTTCGGGGCACAAGATATGATGGGCAATGGATCAAGATTTTATGGTCCCATCCCCGAATTGATATCGGGGGAAAATCCCCCGGTCTACAGGAATATTGATCTCAAAGAATACATGGACTACTACATCGGTAAAGGGCTCAATGGAAGCTCTGCCTTGACACCTTTCAGGATTTGA
- the LOC116192744 gene encoding transcription factor bHLH104-like, with protein MDPMELEDDSCWDFLDCSFFDDGSSPVPPSLWPNSRSAGVSADLSSSGVVPPESECSGRQCTRKRARGEACSRPGTKACREKLRRERLNDRFLDLSAVLEPGRSCKTEKPAILDDAIRVLTQLKSESQELKETNEKLLEEIKCLKVEKNELREEKLTLKADKERMEQQLKTMSIPPTGFVPTHPAAYHHPVVNKMAVYPSYGLIPMWQYMPPSARDTSSDHELRPPAA; from the exons ATGGATCCGATGGAGCTCGAGGACGACAGCTGTTGGGATTTCCTCGACTGCTCCTTCTTCGACGACGGCTCCTCCCCCGTCCCTCCTTCCCTTTGGCCCAATTCCCGCAG CGCTGGTGTGAGTGCTGATTTGTCGAGCAGCGGAGTCGTACCGCCTGAGAGCGAATGCAGCGGAAGGCAGTGTACCCGTAAGAG GGCGCGCGGTGAAGCATGCAGCCGCCCTGGTACCAAAGCTTGCCGCGAGAAATTGCGGAGAGAGAGATTGAATGACAG gTTTCTAGACTTGAGTGCTGTTTTAGAACCTGGACGATCTTGCAAAACCGAAAAACCTGCCATACTTGATGATGCCATCAGGGTGTTGACCCAACTCAAATCTGAGTCTCAAGAGCTCAAGGAAACAAATGAGAAGCTGCTCGAAGAAATAAAATGCCTGAAG GTGGAGAAGAATGAGCTTCGAGAAGAGAAACTGACGCTGAAGGCTGACAAAGAAAGAATGGAACAGCAGTTGAAGACTATGAGCATCCCACCTACTGGGTTCGTGCCTACTCATCCTGCAGCTTATCATCATCCAGTAGTAAACAAGATGGCTGTATATCCAAGCTATGGCTTAATCCCGATGTGGCAGTACATGCCTCCATCTGCCCGTGATACATCTTCTGACCATGAACTGAGGCCACCTGCTGCTTAA
- the LOC116192745 gene encoding 1-aminocyclopropane-1-carboxylate oxidase homolog 11-like yields the protein MECAQGCTFVCHYYPPCPEPELTLGAWSHSDPWFLTLLHQDQGGGLQVLHNRQWVPVRPIPGSLIVNVGDFLQIISNRRFISDEHRVAADSIGPRISTAYFFKGSQECA from the exons ATGGAATGTGCCCAAGGATGCACCTTCGTGTGCCATTACTACCCACCATGTCCTGAGCCGGAGCTGACCTTAGGAGCTTGGTCGCACTCTGACCCTTGGTTTCTGACACTCCTCCACCAGGACCAAGGAGGTGGCCTCCAGGTCCTCCACAACAGGCAGTGGGTCCCTGTACGACCCATCCCGGGGAGCCTCATCGTCAATGTTGGTGATTTCCTCCAG ATCATATCGAACCGCAGATTCATCAGTGACGAGCATCGAGTCGCAGCCGACAGTATTGGGCCCAGAATCTCCACCGCCTACTTCTTCAAGGGGAGTCAAGAGTGTGCCTGA